One part of the Malus sylvestris chromosome 2, drMalSylv7.2, whole genome shotgun sequence genome encodes these proteins:
- the LOC126608253 gene encoding probable pectinesterase/pectinesterase inhibitor 12, protein MASSTAKLLQLLCIILFLHISSSSSWSSSSNRTTFNPHLSSIRSFCKSTPYRNICFDSLKLSVSINITPNILSYLLQSLNVAISEAAKLTDLFYKAGQYSNIVEKQKGAVQDCQELHQITLSSLQRSVSRVQARNAKKLNDARAYLSASLTNKNTCMEGLDSASGPMKSTLVNSLTSTYKYVSNSLSVISKQGANKGRPNRRLMRVPRWLSRRDRRILESSGDEYDPSEVLTVAADGSGNFTTISDAIMFCPNNSYDRTIIYVKEGVYEENVEIPSYKTNIALFGDGSDITFITGNRSRGDGWTTFRSATVAVSGEGFLARDITIQNTAGPEKLQAVALRMNADLVAIYKCTINGYQDTLYVHSFRQFYRECDIFGTIDYICGNAAVVFQACNIVSKMPMPGQFTVVTAQSRDTLDQNTGISMQNCSIVASDELYSNSSIVKSYLGRPWRNYSTTVVLKSYIDDFIDPTGWTNWAGDQGLDTLYYGEYENSGPGAGTDNRVNWTGYHVMDYYDASNFTVQEFIAGDEWLQSTSFPYDDGI, encoded by the exons ATGGCTTCCTCCACTGCAAAACTGCTGCAGCTCCTCTGCATAATCTTATTTCTCCacatttcttcctcttcttcttggtcTTCATCTTCGAACAGGACTACTTTTAATCCCCATTTGTCGTCCATAAGATCATTCTGCAAGTCCACACCCTACCGAAACATCTGCTTTGACTCACTAAAACTCTCAGTCTCCATAAACATCACTCCCAACATCCTCTCCTACCTCCTCCAATCCCTCAACGTCGCCATCTCCGAAGCCGCAAAGCTCACCGATCTTTTCTACAAGGCTGGACAGTACTCGAACATCGTCGAGAAGCAAAAGGGAGCTGTCCAGGACTGCCAGGAGCTCCACCAAATCACTCTCTCCTCCTTACAAAGATCCGTGTCTCGAGTCCAGGCACGAAATGCCAAGAAACTTAACGATGCTAGGGCTTACCTCAGCGCTTCTCTCACAAACAAGAACACTTGCATGGAAGGATTGGATTCTGCTTCTGGCCCTATGAAGTCAACCCTAGTCAACTCCTTGACTAGTACATACAAATATGTAAGCAATTCTCTCTCAGTTATCTCAAAGCAAGGGGCGAATAAAGGGCGCCCAAACCGCCGTCTTATGAGAGTTCCGAGGTGGTTATCGAGGAGAGACCGCCGGATATTGGAGAGCTCCGGCGATGAATATGACCCCAGTGAAGTCCTAACGGTTGCCGCAGATGGATCGGGGAACTTCACCACAATTAGTGATGCTATTATGTTTTGTCCAAATAATAGTTATGATAGGACGATTATATATGTCAAAGAAGGGGTTTATGAAGAAAATGTGGAGATTCCGAGCTACAAGACCAACATTGCTCTTTTTGGAGATGGAAGTGACATCACTTTCATCACTGGTAACCGCAGTCGTGGTGATGGATGGACTACATTCAGATCTGCAACCGTAG ctgTGTCCGGAGAGGGCTTTCTAGCAAGAGACATAACAATTCAGAACACGGCAGGGCCAGAAAAGCTCCAAGCAGTTGCTCTGAGAATGAATGCAGACTTGGTTGCAATTTACAAATGCACTATCAATGGCTACCAAGACACGTTATACGTGCACTCTTTCAGACAATTCTACAGAGAGTGCGATATATTCGGAACCATAGACTACATATGTGGTAACGCTGCAGTTGTATTTCAAGCATGCAACATCGTGTCTAAGATGCCAATGCCGGGACAATTCACAGTCGTCACGGCGCAGTCCAGGGACACATTAGATCAGAACACAGGAATCTCCATGCAGAACTGCTCCATTGTAGCCAGTGATGAGTTGTACTCCAATTCCAGCATTGTCAAAAGCTACTTAGGCCGGCCGTGGAGGAATTACTCTACGACTGTTGTGCTGAAGTCCTACATTGACGACTTTATTGACCCGACTGGGTGGACTAATTGGGCCGGGGACCAAGGATTGGACACTTTGTACTATGGAGAGTATGAGAATTCTGGTCCTGGCGCTGGGACGGATAATAGAGTGAACTGGACAGGGTATCATGTTATGGACTACTATGATGCATCCAATTTCACGGTGCAAGAGTTTATTGCTGGTGATGAATGGCTGCAGTCCACTTCATTTCCTTATGATGATGGCATCTGA